The following proteins are co-located in the Dromiciops gliroides isolate mDroGli1 chromosome 2, mDroGli1.pri, whole genome shotgun sequence genome:
- the HPS6 gene encoding Hermansky-Pudlak syndrome 6 protein, with product MKRASTLRLLSDLSDFSNASQLRQVLAEEPLARVRSSPDGRHLLLLRPPSSPAPLLLVSRKGAGLGPEPSCPTGQGPVLEAFFLQCPGWAGGPRPVLAVVWASGRAEVWGTGVHPEWQLLQQAELCVSSKARVVAAAALGNRLVWCEERPGGTEVAAGSVQAAFSHCVCTRALEPHGETGVILSAPKILLHHCPHFQLLASRSDFFMVPTAATWPSVAHILLIWYPGKGRVTVAVPAHNLTHSRNLSPKGRDSWDFRSLIQRVPGLLSGGEPLDIHTCASAQGNLLLLSPEGAVSLIRRDGGARAVGILGCGLLSQEVPVSLGIFNNTLACVLGSGLELLDLGSGRLLERKVLSTDGVHLLELSAPGINEGEENKGALRLLSAGGLFCMAWEMRREVEWLNSEDLVFEEACGYYQRRSLLGAKLTTDELRRGSTFRAPLALAAVLQGHQPPTKLLTDLQAELRDYHGLERLKTRLVAGDGQEEGWMELAEREVERLLRSDLTGDKLSQLNAVFSVFPAAAWCSARRALRLQLDEAGQLKSQAPPDLWKKVLVDTAADGALPPFELLCQCLCRLEPCWLPPFVELAQQQGGPGWGLGAGGPGPPLYRRALAVLGDWAGARAGALELELLLGSGRPKAVLQAIGQLVKARQWERVLDAGLALSPSSPLLQMEIFSVLVAEFAQHRQLDAHVTRLRRLCPPDLTPTDLLLLLKRYLPDEEGPPAPFPKVGADPPLTVGLLRGLLEQAKCEAQTPSPYEDILWDSSPFPPHPKSRQYTSQAQSSQS from the coding sequence ATGAAGCGGGCGAGCACTCTGCGTCTGCTCTCGGACCTGAGCGACTTCAGTAACGCGAGCCAGCTCCGCCAAGTGCTGGCGGAGGAGCCTCTTGCCCGGGTCCGCTCCAGCCCCGACGGCCGCCACCTGCTGCTTCTGCGCCCCCCAAGCTCTCCTGCCCCACTGCTGCTGGTGTCCAGGAAAGGGGCGGGGCTGGGGCCGGAGCCCTCCTGTCCGACTGGCCAAGGCCCAGTGCTAGAAGCCTTCTTTCTCCAGTGCCCAGGCTGGGCCGGCGGCCCACGTCCTGTACTTGCCGTGGTGTGGGCCAGTGGGCGGGCTGAGGTGTGGGGCACTGGAGTGCACCCAGAATGGCAGCTGCTCCAGCAGGCCGAATTGTGTGTGAGTAGCAAGGCCAGGGTGGTGGCCGCAGCGGCTCTGGGAAACCGGCTGGTGTGGTGTGAGGAGCGGCCAGGCGGCACCGAGGTAGCCGCAGGATCGGTGCAGGCTGCCTTCAGTCACTGTGTGTGCACCCGGGCTCTGGAGCCCCACGGGGAGACCGGTGTCATTCTGAGTGCCCCCAAGATCCTGCTGCACCACTGTCCTCATTTCCAGCTGCTGGCCTCCCGTTCTGACTTCTTCATGGTGCCCACAGCTGCCACCTGGCCCAGTGTCGCTCACATCTTGCTCATCTGGTACCCAGGTAAGGGCAGGGTCACTGTGGCTGTCCCTGCTCACAACCTTACTCATAGCAGGAACTTGAGCCCTAAAGGCAGGGACTCCTGGGATTTCAGGTCCCTGATTCAGAGGGTACCAGGACTGCTTTCTGGTGGGGAGCCCCTAGACATCCACACCTGTGCCTCTGCCCAGGGGAACCTGCTGTTGCTGAGCCCAGAGGGGGCTGTGAGTCTCATCCGGAGGGATGGAGGAGCTAGAGCGGTGGGTATCTTGGGGTGCGGGCTGCTTAGCCAGGAGGTTCCAGTGTCCTTGGGTATCTTCAACAACACTTTGGCCTGTGTGCTCGGCTCTGGACTCGAGCTGCTGGACCTGGGCAGTGGACGGCTTCTAGAAAGAAAAGTCTTAAGTACCGACGGAGTCCaccttctggagctctcagccccAGGGATTAATGaaggagaggaaaataaaggTGCGCTGAGGCTGCTCTCTGCAGGTGGCCTATTTTGTATGGCctgggagatgaggagagaggttGAATGGCTAAACTCTGAGGACTTAGTGTTTGAGGAGGCCTGTGGCTACTACCAGCGTAGGAGTCTTCTGGGAGCCAAACTCACAACTGATGAGCTGAGAAGAGGTAGCACTTTTAGAGCTCCCCTGGCCCTAGCTGCTGTTCTCCAAGGTCACCAACCCCCAACCAAACTGCTGACTGATTTGCAAGCTGAGCTAAGGGACTACCACGGCCTAGAACGGCTCAAGACCCGACTAGTGGCTGGGGATGGGCAAGAGGAAGGCTGGATGGAGCTGGCTGAACGGGAGGTAGAGCGGCTGCTTCGGTCAGATCTGACAGGGGACAAGCTGTCCCAGCTCAATGCTGTGTTTTCTGTCTTCCCTGCTGCTGCTTGGTGCTCTGCCCGCCGTGCCCTACGGCTGCAACTGGATGAAGCTGGCCAGCTGAAGTCCCAGGCCCCTCCGGACTTGTGGAAGAAGGTGCTAGTGGACACAGCGGCTGATGGGGCACTACCCCCCTTTGAACTCCTGTGTCAGTGCCTTTGTCGGCTAGAGCCATGTTGGTTGCCACCCTTTGTAGAACTGGCACAACAGCAGGGGGGGCCAGGTTGGGGGTTAGGAGCTGGGGGCCCAGGGCCACCTTTATACCGACGGGCATTGGCTGTGCTGGGTGACTGGGCTGGAGCCAGGGCAGGAGCTCTAGAGCTAGAGCTACTCTTGGGAAGTGGCCGGCCCAAGGCTGTGCTCCAGGCCATAGGGCAACTAGTTAAGGCTAGACAGTGGGAACGGGTGCTGGACGCAGGCCTGGCCCTGAGCCCATCCAGCCCCTTGCTGCAGATGGAGATCTTCAGTGTCCTAGTAGCTGAATTTGCTCAGCATCGCCAATTAGATGCCCACGTGACTCGCCTGCGCCGCCTGTGCCCACCAGACTTGACACCCACAGACCTCTTGCTCCTGCTGAAGAGATACCTGCCAGATGAAGAGGGGCCTCCAGCCCCATTCCCTAAGGTGGGAGCCGACCCCCCACTCACAGTGGGGCTCCTGAGAGGCCTGCTAGAACAAGCCAAATGTGAAGCACAGACTCCAAGCCCCTATGAAGATATCCTATGGGACTCCagcccctttcctccccaccccaagagcAGGCAATACACCTCTCAGGCCCAGAGTAGCCAGAGCTAG